In one Streptomyces sp. NBC_01288 genomic region, the following are encoded:
- the wblA gene encoding transcriptional regulator WblA, translating to MGWVTDWSAQAACRTTDPDELFVQGAAQNRAKAVCTGCPVRTECLADALDNRVEFGVWGGMTERERRALLRRRPTVTSWRRLLETARIEYERGVGIIPLDDDEIYENYAAVG from the coding sequence ATGGGCTGGGTTACCGACTGGAGTGCGCAGGCGGCCTGCCGCACTACCGATCCGGATGAACTGTTCGTTCAAGGAGCAGCGCAGAACAGGGCGAAGGCAGTGTGCACCGGATGTCCGGTACGCACGGAGTGCCTCGCCGATGCGCTCGACAACCGCGTCGAATTCGGCGTGTGGGGAGGAATGACGGAGCGGGAGCGCCGCGCACTGCTGCGCAGGCGGCCCACTGTCACTTCATGGCGCCGGCTACTGGAGACCGCGCGTATCGAGTACGAACGAGGGGTCGGCATCATCCCCCTCGACGACGACGAGATCTACGAGAACTACGCGGCGGTGGGCTGA